AACTGTATAAAGCATTAATTAGAAAAAAATGAACGGCATTGTCAACATATGACAGTGGTGAAACTACAAGTCACAAATCAACATATGGCACTTATGCCAAGTAAATAAATGTGCTTCCATGAACAGGACATGATATAAAAGCAAAATTAGTTTCCCTCGATTGTTGTCTGTTAAAAGAAAAATTAGTTCCCCAATGTACTCGTATCTTCTTTCATGTAAGTAATGATGAAACCCAAGAAACATGAGAACCAGCCTTCAAGTTGTAGAATAGTCTTAAGTAAACATTCTTTCAATAATTCATTCTAATCATATCTTCGTATTAACTATTAAGATATATCACCAATTTTCCAAAAGATGTATTTGCCAAACACATATGCATGTGGCCAGCTAACATGTTTCCTCGCCTAACACACTATCACCTGCTATACTCTGCCTATATCTGCCATCCATATCCAGGCACAGCTCAAAGTGATAACCATCCATTTGATTATACTAACATCAGAGCAACTGAGTGAAATATTACAGACAGTTAGTCTTAGATTATCTTAATTCCATAAATATCAAGAAAATGAGCTTCTGTATCTTAAATTAGTTCAGATGTCATGGTAGTTATCATTTTGCAGCATACCCTACACAATCCAGCCAGGTGAATTAAGCTACTACcccaattttaccatgtgaattTCATTGCAATATTAAGCCCGTGTTGAAATGTTCACCACTTTGGTTCTAGACATTAGTTACAGAACAAATAGCACATATCCAACAATTCTGATTGGCATTAAGAACTAACTAATCGGCATATAATCACTGCCCCTCTGTACTGTAGTACTGCACATCAGCAATTCATCGAACACCTAGTGGTCAAGTACTAGCTAGCACAGCATTCGCCAAAAGAGACAGCAATACCTGAGATCCAAGGGGATACACCAGGGCATCCCAGGCTGCGGGCGTACGCCACCATCTCCCTGGCAATTGCCACCACCTGCTCGAGGTCGACATCGCACGGCGTCGAGGTCGTCGGGGGATGAGGCCGGGAAGCCGGCGTCGATGATGTCGACGCCGAGGCAGGCGAGCTGGCGTGCGACGACGAGCTTCTCGGCGCTGGTCATGGTGGTGCCCGGGGACTGCTCCCCGTCGCGGAGCGTGGTGTCGAAGATGCGGACGCAGTTGGGGTCGTCGATGAAGCCAGGGACATACTCgggccgccgccgcggctgctACTGCTGAGACGACGCCCAGATGGGGCGGGCCAGCGCGCggaggcggcagcggcgggcGCCGGGGCTCGCcctgacggcggcggcggagaggcCATGCGCGAAGCGGGGGGCGGCGCGGGAGGAGAGGGATTGGGATGCGCGAAGCGGGGGGCGGCGCTCGTGGGGGTAGGTCTCGTCGGTGGCGGTGGGTGGTCCCACAGGAGCGAGTCGAGCAGCGCCTGCATGGAGACGAGCACCGTGAGTGAGTGGTGGAGGGGATCTGGTGGCCGTCGGCGGGAGATCTCGCCACCGGGGCTGGATGTGTCGGAGTGGAGGGAGGGAGATCTCGCCGCCCGGTCTCCATCGCCACGGGGGCAGGGTGCGGCGGGGGCcatgggaggcggcggcgggggtaGGGGGCGGCgccgggccggcggcggcgggggccagagggagaggagggggcgccgACG
This sequence is a window from Miscanthus floridulus cultivar M001 chromosome 10, ASM1932011v1, whole genome shotgun sequence. Protein-coding genes within it:
- the LOC136486345 gene encoding 2-isopropylmalate synthase 2, chloroplastic-like isoform X1 — translated: MTSAEKLVVARQLACLGVDIIDAGFPASSPDDLDAVRCRPRAGGGNCQGDGGVRPQPGMPWCIPLDLSCKARMPIFCQKLTRASIYGCSQGLQQESGKEIASEVKQKLDDGSVKFEMTLI
- the LOC136486345 gene encoding 2-isopropylmalate synthase 2, chloroplastic-like isoform X2, translated to MTSAEKLVVARQLACLGVDIIDAGFPASSPDDLDAVRCRPRAGGGNCQGDGGVRPQPGMPWCIPLDLSVFEAARPGCQFSAKS